In Tachysurus fulvidraco isolate hzauxx_2018 chromosome 1, HZAU_PFXX_2.0, whole genome shotgun sequence, a single window of DNA contains:
- the LOC113653834 gene encoding lactose-binding lectin l-2-like codes for MASQTKVVMLLILATAGAALAAAHHIVKVLPAKTVFPKNCPPGWTFYSGRCYLYNAARLDWASAEKFCQKFDAHLVSIHSENEYQRIKALIHTHDPTAYPTYIGLSGCQKPKHFFWSDGTKLTFTKWNPGEPNNVKKREGCVHMNWSSYKNWNDIPCDKSYPSVCAKKSG; via the exons ATGGCTTCTCAGACCAAAGTCGTGATGCTTCTTATTCTCGCCACAGCAGGAGCAGCTTTGG CGGCTGCTCATCACATTGTGAAAG TTCTGCCAGCAAAGACTGTATTTCCTAAGAACTGCCCACCTGGATGGACCTTCTATTCTGGTCGCTGCTACTTGTACAATGCTGCCAGACTGGATTGGGCTTCTGCagag aaattctgTCAGAAATTTGATGCACACTTGGTCTCAATACACAGTGAGAATGAATATCAGCGGATAAAGGCTCTTATTCATACTCATGACCCCACGGCGTATCCAACATACATCGGCCTCAGTGGCTGTCAGAAG CCTAAGCATTTTTTTTGGTCTGATGGCACCAAATTGACTTTCACCAAGTGGAATCCAGGAGAACCAAATAATGTTAAGAAAAGAGAGGGCTGTGTGCATATGAACTGGTctt CCTACAAAAACTGGAATGATATTCCATGTGACAAGAGCTATCCCTCTGTGTGTGCCAAGAAAAGTGGCTGA